A window of the Osmia lignaria lignaria isolate PbOS001 chromosome 2, iyOsmLign1, whole genome shotgun sequence genome harbors these coding sequences:
- the jv gene encoding javelin, which yields MFAVKIVYCQVTMEFVDNGENVREGGRHEANSAQSTQDRRKLLKRTRSLAVISEDESRQDREAHHFRLGQSTFDLPRRHQLIPRAKLIDRNSLKDRLYKSQQHLSDSYERFNEAKSYHSKSACGLHSIPPAFASFPDPLPYARTNRSDPDRLNILDWPDSPRRYRSVQTLDTVSGLVDIVEDNWPIEGNRSIDCIYTQVKRKRKEHRSLDSILFEDDGELEYFDVLNLLPLSNVRLEFDEEDSRSKNHARDTSNAEGNKLRSLEYLESQVVEEKSSTRSNATDEEKCKESSTKEENSSPEIRVEIYQDKDGKDPDSLQGSRENSSPEQTKEEACDRRQELSLVDRISLSRFKGKPKDRRYASSKPDEENRRGNEGLVTACEKQLDRRVEEAEDYKSIWISDSEEPEDMSRRPQVLKVVDNDVTKRRHRRLTTEIDLSMKDKIEEKQRDERKESSVRADGKSDRKIEEGDGALKRAENVTREENGPNASVENTKNFFEQKNPEKMNGRSKQNEGRFERIVKETSSILGKACSVVKGSLGFEARSESSDLGLGSESGSDTRRRSVDDGIDEDHATTDKASSTKTNENKKVHSNLTRSRSCVDSIESQDDEQEFDHVRYKIVKSNMFSKNMYNGSRGDVTYEGLMQYLREYSFQELLLDNNVVIIEPVRAETIDRKPATVGKARSEPSCKIAGAIQKKTDEENCERNCESADGASTKSPKQSSIRKHFFYHPIRVNRELIDEELPDPDTVRNVRKMFENTLKVKNNSGSELSRDCKHRKSVSMKDLSSIDDAQFDEISQKVHEGTRSRCSSRAKDLTKLFENMEKSTSSNASVVGGKDELDSPRCESKTRMLAQSFEARSGHTSPSDSTSSKNKVNRYHHHHHHHHHHHNWDAGSVSSGVSSDYPDTDPGSGVQCTSSEDEEIDCHDEDNHTNGSSHYVSQDVLKKIRECGTSVTYYGGKVVNSSNGPLISPLVGNRFKCIDRSNDYVKFRLVKSNSCDSRLELTGRLVENHLRHRNEKTEDLSQYTIAETPSIEITTLEKQEKEDPGNSGEENKRVNQSEVKREPPVVIGLEPKKEEKKETRSFKADFKLGSMEDAKSTYPSRFIGSALTRWQVNENNWRTHDDFGKMEFEEFEVLEDSLNGVENQRLESS from the exons AGAAGGGGGACGACACGAGGCCAATTCAGCCCAGTCCACGCAGGACCGCAGGAAGCTCTTGAAACGAACAAGGAGCCTTGCGGTGATATCCGAGGACGAATCTCGACAAGATCGAGAGGCACATCACTTCAGGCTAGGACAATCGACCTTCGATTTGCCCAGGAGGCATCAATTGATCCCGCGAGCAAAGCTGATCGATCGGAACTCTTTGAAGGACAG GCTTTACAAGAGTCAACAGCATCTTTCGGATTCTTACGAACGATTCAACGAAGCGAAATCGTACCATTCGAAATCTGCTTGCGGTCTACACTCGATTCCGCCGGCGTTCGCTTCTTTTCCGGATCCTTTGCCTTACGCGCGAACCAATCGGTCTGACCCGGACCGATTGAACATCCTCGATTGGCCGGATTCACCGAGACGTTATCGCAGTGTGCAGACTTTGGACACCGTTAGCGGATTAGTGGACATCGTCGAGGATAACTGGCCGATCGAAGGCAATCGCAGCATCGATTGCATTTACACTCAG GTGAAACGTAAACGAAAGGAGCACAGGAGTCTGGACAGCATCCTGTTCGAGGACGATGGAGAGTTAGAGTACTTCGACGTGCTGAATCTGTTACCTTTATCGAACGTACGGTTGGAGTTCGACGAGGAGGACTCGAGGAGCAAGAATCACGCGAGGGATACTTCGAATGCGGAAGGTAACAAGTTGAGGTCTCTCGAGTACTTGGAGTCGCAGGTCGTCGAGGAGAAGTCGTCGACGAGGAGCAACGCGACCGACGAGGAGAAATGTAAAGAGAGCAGTACGAAAGAGGAGAACAGTTCGCCGGAGATTCGCGTGGAAATTTATCAAGACAAAGACGGGAAGGATCCGGACTCCTTGCAAGGATCCAGAGAGAACTCGTCGCCTGAACAGACGAAAGAGGAAGCGTGCGATCGTCGACAAGAACTTTCCCTCGTCGATAGAATCTCGTTAAGTCGCTTTAAAGGCAAGCCAAAGGATCGACGATACGCGTCGTCGAAGCCCGATGAGGAGAATCGTAGAGGCAACGAGGGTTTAGTCACAGCCTGCGAGAAACAGCTGGATCGACGGGTGGAGGAGGCGGAAGATTACAAATCAATTTGGATCTCAGACAGCGAGGAACCGGAAGACATGTCCCGGAGGCCTCAGGTACTCAAGGTTGTCGATAACGACGTGACCAAGAGGCGGCATCGTCGTCTCACCACAGAAATTGATCTCAGCATGAAggataaaattgaagaaaaacaaCGGGACGAGAGGAAAGAATCGAGTGTTCGCGCGGACGGGAAATCCGATAGGAAAATCGAGGAGGGTGATGGGGCTTTGAAGAGGGCAGAG AATGTTACCCGAGAAGAGAACGGACCGAACGCAAGCGTGGAGAACACGAAGAACTTCTTTGAACAGAAGAACCCCGAGAAGATGAATGGAAGGAGTAAGCAGAACGAGGGTAGATTTGAGAGGATCGTTAAGGAGACGTCGAGCATACTAGGGAAGGCTTGCAGCGTGGTAAAAGGAAGTCTGGGCTTCGAGGCGAGATCCGAGAGCTCGGATCTCGGATTAGGTTCGGAATCCGGAAGCGACACTAGGAGAAGATCCGTCGACGACGGCATCGACGAGGATCACGCGACAACGGATAAAGCTTCTTCTACTAAAACGAACGAGAACAAGAAGGTTCACAGTAACTTAACTCGATCTCGCAGTTGCGTAGACTCGATAGAGTCTCAGGACGACGAGCAAGAGTTTGATCACGTGCGTTACAAGATAGTCAAGTCGAACATGTTCAGCAAGAACATGTACAACGGTAGTCGCGGGGACGTCACTTACGAAGGATTGATGCAGTATCTGCGAGAGTATTCCTTCCAAGAACTATTGCTGGACAACAACGTGGTGATCATCGAGCCCGTGCGAGCGGAGACGATAGATCGTAAGCCGGCGACAGTGGGAAAGGCGAGATCGGAGCCGAGCTGCAAAATTGCCGGGGCTATACAAAAGAAGACGGACGAGGAGAATTGCGAGAGAAACTGTGAAAGCGCGGACGGGGCATCCACTAAAAGTCCGAAGCAATCGTCCATCAGAAAGCACTTTTTCTATCATCCTATCCGGGTGAATCGTGAACTGATAGACGAGGAGTTACCCGATCCCGACACCGTGAGAAACGTGAGAAAAATGTTCGAGAACACTTTGAAAGTGAAAAATAACTCTGGCTCGGAATTATCGCGGGATTGTAAGCATAGAAAGAGCGTCAGTATGAAGGATTTGAGTAGCATAGACGATGCTCAGTTCGACGAGATATCACAGAAGGTGCACGAAGGAACCAG GTCTAGGTGTTCCAGCAGGGCGAAGGATCTCACCAAGCTCTTCGAGAACATGGAGAAGTCCACGTCATCCAACGCGTCCGTGGTAGGAGGTAAAGACGAACTGGACAGTCCGCGATGCGAATCGAAGACAAGAATGCTGGCACAGTCGTTCGAAGCCAGGAGCGGTCATACGTCACCCAGTGATTCGACCTCCTCCAAGAACAAAGTGAATCGTTatcaccatcaccatcatcatcatcatcatcatcacaaTTGGGATGCCGGTAGCGTGAGCTCTGGGGTGTCTAGCGATTATCCCGACACTGATCCCGGCAGCGGAGTGCAATGTACCTCTTCGGAGGACGAAGAAATCGACTGTCACGACGAGGATAACCACACCAACGGTTCGAGCCACTACGTGTCCCAGGACGTCCTGAAGAAGATTCGCGAGTGCGGTACTTCGGTCACTTACTACGGCGGCAAAGTGGTGAACTCTAGCAACGGTCCATTGATCTCGCCATTGGTCGGGAACAGGTTCAAGTGTATCGACAGATCGAACGATTACGTGAAATTTCGTCTGGTGAAGAGCAACTCGTGCGACAGTAGATTAGAATTAACCGGCCGACTGGTGGAGAATCACCTTAGGCATCGAAACGAAAAGACAGAGGACCTGAGCCAGTATACCATTGCCGAGACTCCGAGTATCGAGATCACCACGTTGGAGAAACAAGAGAAAGAGGATCCAGGAAATAGCGGGGAGGAGAATAAAAGAGTCAATCAGTCGGAGGTGAAAAGGGAACCTCCTGTAGTGATCGGATTAGAGCcaaagaaggaggagaagaaagagaCGAGGAGTTTCAAAGCTGACTTTAAACTGGGTAGCATGGAGGATGCTAAATCGACTTATCCGAGCCGATTCATCGGCAGCGCTTTAACCAGGTGGCAAGTGAACGAGAATAACTGGAGGACCCACGACGATTTCGGTAAAATGGAATTCGAGGAATTCGAGGTACTGGAGGACAGTTTGAACGGCGTCGAGAACCAACGTTTGGAAAGTTCTTGA